The window GAACGGGCAAGGCAGAGCCGCTGCTGCTGCCCGCCGGAAAGCGTTTCTGCCGGAGTGTCCAGCCTGCTGTGTACCTCATCCCACAAGCCCGCATCGCACAGCGCTCGTTCAACGCGAATATCCATGACCGACTGATCAAGGCCGAGGGCATACTGCAGGGGGAGCGTGATGTTGCGGCGTATGGAAACCGGCAGCACATCCGGCGTCTGGAATACCATGCCCACACGGACCCGCAGACCGGCGGGGTCGCGGAATCCGGAATGGATATCCGTAAGCCTGCCGTCCAGCAGCACCTCCGCATGGCCCGTCGTGCGGCAGTCGGGAAAACACTCGTTCAGCCGGTTGAGAGAGCGCAGCACTGTGGTCTTGCCAGAGCCGGAACGGCCTATGAGGACGGTTACGGCATTGGATGGCGCTTCGAGCGATACTTCTTTGACCACCTGCTGTTTTCCGAAGAAGACACTCAGGTTCCTGATACGGGCCGCAAGGGGCTGTGCGGGAAGCTGTTCATTCGGGAGCGGTGCGGAAGAGGCTTGCGCAACGTCTTGTCTGTCAGGCGTACTATGTTCAGTAGTTTTCACGGGTTCCCTGCCATCGTTGTTCCAGAGTGCGTTGCAGTTTCGAGGCACCTGCCAGCAGGGCGAGCGAGAGAGTCAGCAGCACCAGTGTGGTGGCGAATCCCTGCTGCAGCTCCAGCGCATCCCGATACTGCGATGAGCGGTAGAAAATGGAGAAGGGCAAGGCCTCGAAGCGTGAGGTGATGCCCGCCGGAAGGCCTGCGTTGGCCACTGCGCCCGTCAGCATGATGACGGCGGTGTCTTCTGCAGCACGGCCTGCTGCCAGCAGAACGCCGCCCAGTATGCCGCGTGCCGACGAAGGGAGCAAGATATGTCTGATGGTCTGCCACTTGCCGAGTCCGAGCGCCGCCCCTGTAAGATGCAAGCGCAGCGGGAGCGCCTCCAGCGCCGCGCGCGTGGTGGATACCAGAACGGGGAGCACAAGCAGGGCAAGGCAGCATGCTGCCAGCAGCAGCGAGGCACTGGCCTGCGGGGCAATGGTGCGCCGCAACAGAAGCAGCATGGTGAAGCCGAACAGACCCATCACGATGGAAGGAATGCCTGCCAGAAGATCAATGGCGAAGCCCAGTACGGCTTTGATTCTGGTGGGGGCGCAGGTGGCGAGGTATATGCCGCAGCCGATGCCGGGACCGAGGGCCAGCAGCATGGTGAGTGCGAGAAGGGATACGGTGCCTGCGCAGGCGGGCCATATGCCGTCCCAGACGGGGATGCGGCCGGTTATGGCCGCAAGGGCGGGGACGCCGCCGAAAAAGAGGTCGACGTCAAGGGCTCCTGCTCCCCGGACGACCAGCACCCCGGTCAGCGCGGCAAGGGCAAGGGGTACGAGGAGGGCGGCAATCCAGACCGCTGCCCGCAAAAGATGCAAACCGGGTTTGTTCATTCCGTCTTCCCCGTCTTCAGACAGAAACGCAGACTCAGCTGCACGGCTACGTTGACGAGAAGCAGCAGGCAGCCTGCCACAAAGACCGAACCATAGGCCGCGCTGTTGCTGTCCGTGGCCAGTACGAGTCCGATGTGGGCGGTAAGTGTCCGGATGCTGTCAGACGCCATGGCAGGCCATTGCGGCGCATTGCCGGCCAGCATGAGCGGAATGAGCGTGTCGCCTACGGCGCGCCCGAAGCCGAGAGCTGCCGCTGCAAACAGGCTCTTGCGGCAGGCAGGCAGCACAAGGTGGGCCAGGGTCTGCTCCCGGGTGAATCCCAGAGCCGCCCCTGTCAGGCGCAGGCTCTTTTCGGTCTGGCGCATGCCTGCATCCATGACAAGGGCCATGGTGGGCAGAATCACCAAGGCCAGCACCAGACTGGCCGTGGCCCAGTTCAGGCCGGAACCTCGCCCCAGCGCTTCACGCATGATGGGGACCAATAGAAAAAAGGCGGCGAAGCCGTAGACCACTGTGGGAAAGGCCGTCATGCCGCGCAGCATGACAAGGAGAGCGCGTCCCAGCGGGCGGGGCAGAAAGCCCCGGATGCCGCAGCAAAGACCGAGAGCCAGCGGCCAGCCTATGGCAAGGGCCGACAGCGCGACGCACAAGGAGGCTGCCAGCATGGGCAGAATGCCGTACTGGCCCTTGAAGGGACTCCACTCTCCACTCAAAATGGCAAGTCCCTGCCCGCCGGTGAAGACGGGCAGGGCAAACAGGAAGAGAAAGATGAAAATGGCCGCCACGGCAGTGCCTGTGATAAGGGCGGAGGCCGTGAGTCCGGCCTCCGCCATGCAGCCTTTACGGAAGTGCATGCTACTTGGATACGGGAATGTAGCCGCTTGCACGGATGATTTCTGCGCCTTCGGGTGTGAAGATGTATTCAATGAAGTCCTTCACCACGCCCTGGGGCTCGCCCTTGGTGTTCATGAAGAGCTTGCGGGTGATGGTGTAGGTGCCGTTGGCGGCGTTTTCCTGCGTGGGGACCATGCCGTCCATGGAGGGGGCCTTCACGGTGCTGTCGATGTGGCCGATGCCCACGTAGCCGATGGCGCCGGGATCCTGTGCGATGGCGGTCTTCATGGCGCCGTTGGAGGGCACCACGTTGGCAGAGGCGGCAATGTCGCCCTTGGCGAGCAGCTTCTTGAAGAATACTTCACGGGTGCCGCTGGCTTCGTCGCGGGTGTAGAGGGTGATGGCACGGTCTTCGCCGCCCAGCTCCTTCCAGTTGGCAATCTTGCCTGCGTAGATGTCTTTCACCTGTGCGGCGGTCAGGGCATCAATGCCGTTGGCGGGATTGATGACCACGGCCACGCCGTCAATGGCAAAGGCAAAGCTGACAAGGCCGTACTTGGCGACTTCTTCGGAGGAAAGGCCACGGCCGGTGTTGCCGATATGCACCAGTCCTTCGCCAACCTGCTGTACGCCCACGCCGGAGCCGCCGCCGGCAATGCTGATGCGGACTTCGGGGTTGGCGGTCATGATGCGCTTGGCAGCTTCCTTCATGACGGGAATATGGGCGGTGCCGCCTGCGATATCCACGGTCCCCTGCTTGCCCTTGAAGGCATCAAGCGGTGAGGCCCATGAAAGGGAGGCGGTAACAGTCAGGGCCAGTGTCAGGCAGACAACC is drawn from Desulfovibrio mangrovi and contains these coding sequences:
- a CDS encoding phosphate ABC transporter substrate-binding protein, which produces MVVCLTLALTVTASLSWASPLDAFKGKQGTVDIAGGTAHIPVMKEAAKRIMTANPEVRISIAGGGSGVGVQQVGEGLVHIGNTGRGLSSEEVAKYGLVSFAFAIDGVAVVINPANGIDALTAAQVKDIYAGKIANWKELGGEDRAITLYTRDEASGTREVFFKKLLAKGDIAASANVVPSNGAMKTAIAQDPGAIGYVGIGHIDSTVKAPSMDGMVPTQENAANGTYTITRKLFMNTKGEPQGVVKDFIEYIFTPEGAEIIRASGYIPVSK
- a CDS encoding ABC transporter permease subunit; this translates as MNKPGLHLLRAAVWIAALLVPLALAALTGVLVVRGAGALDVDLFFGGVPALAAITGRIPVWDGIWPACAGTVSLLALTMLLALGPGIGCGIYLATCAPTRIKAVLGFAIDLLAGIPSIVMGLFGFTMLLLLRRTIAPQASASLLLAACCLALLVLPVLVSTTRAALEALPLRLHLTGAALGLGKWQTIRHILLPSSARGILGGVLLAAGRAAEDTAVIMLTGAVANAGLPAGITSRFEALPFSIFYRSSQYRDALELQQGFATTLVLLTLSLALLAGASKLQRTLEQRWQGTRENY
- a CDS encoding phosphate ABC transporter ATP-binding protein → MKTTEHSTPDRQDVAQASSAPLPNEQLPAQPLAARIRNLSVFFGKQQVVKEVSLEAPSNAVTVLIGRSGSGKTTVLRSLNRLNECFPDCRTTGHAEVLLDGRLTDIHSGFRDPAGLRVRVGMVFQTPDVLPVSIRRNITLPLQYALGLDQSVMDIRVERALCDAGLWDEVHSRLDTPAETLSGGQQQRLCLARSLAMHPAMLLLDEPTASLDNVSSRTIETLLKELKSRYPIIMVSHSLGQALRLADRLVLMGNGRIRHQWDRTVGDRQVGLPDIETLELMLEDAACCV
- a CDS encoding PstC family ABC transporter permease; this encodes MHFRKGCMAEAGLTASALITGTAVAAIFIFLFLFALPVFTGGQGLAILSGEWSPFKGQYGILPMLAASLCVALSALAIGWPLALGLCCGIRGFLPRPLGRALLVMLRGMTAFPTVVYGFAAFFLLVPIMREALGRGSGLNWATASLVLALVILPTMALVMDAGMRQTEKSLRLTGAALGFTREQTLAHLVLPACRKSLFAAAALGFGRAVGDTLIPLMLAGNAPQWPAMASDSIRTLTAHIGLVLATDSNSAAYGSVFVAGCLLLLVNVAVQLSLRFCLKTGKTE